One part of the Halostagnicola larsenii XH-48 genome encodes these proteins:
- a CDS encoding DUF2178 domain-containing protein, with translation MSDTILPTGGTAERTRKVYERTVYAIIAIAIVGLLAGLVFDQEYAGTVIYLVGVWLGAGLAYLLPKWSEVRFYDERDEELTRRASGLAMSVAFVVGLGVVPPLYALEAAGQLTITPTMWGAIYVASALYLVWGVCYAIASRRL, from the coding sequence ATGTCCGACACCATACTTCCAACCGGGGGAACAGCCGAACGAACTCGAAAAGTGTACGAACGGACCGTCTATGCGATTATCGCGATCGCAATCGTTGGCTTACTCGCAGGGCTCGTCTTCGATCAGGAGTACGCAGGAACGGTGATCTACCTCGTCGGTGTGTGGCTCGGAGCGGGGCTTGCCTACCTGCTTCCTAAGTGGAGCGAGGTGCGGTTCTACGACGAACGCGACGAGGAGCTAACCCGCCGTGCGAGCGGCCTTGCGATGTCCGTCGCGTTCGTCGTCGGTCTCGGCGTCGTTCCGCCGCTGTACGCCCTGGAAGCAGCGGGGCAGTTAACGATCACGCCGACGATGTGGGGAGCGATCTACGTTGCATCCGCACTGTACCTTGTCTGGGGAGTCTGCTACGCTATTGCCTCCCGTCGGCTTTGA
- a CDS encoding metallophosphoesterase: MDSPPRSDSDAPILEPIPGEPAALATLEDERALVIADYHAGYEAGLRYEQGVDVPSQAPDRRERLLELLERTAVNRLVVCGDLMHAIGDPGGAERGELEVLLESVSDSVSVTLVKGNHDGAIETWLDDGSDGDRHTGTIDGAESGREEPTLEIVPGSGVRLGPLGVCHGHTWPAPEVLEAEVVCFGHEHPCIRLEDEVGGARVEPIWLRGRLDPEPFGERDEYSALSWFGEGDPPRMVGLPAFNDLVGGTWVNVPGQSFLAPFLPDGIADGEAYLLDGTRLGAFREV, encoded by the coding sequence ATGGACTCTCCGCCGCGAAGCGATTCCGACGCACCAATTCTCGAGCCGATTCCGGGCGAACCAGCAGCCCTGGCCACGCTCGAGGACGAGCGAGCGCTCGTGATCGCGGATTACCACGCCGGCTACGAAGCCGGGTTGCGCTACGAGCAGGGTGTCGACGTGCCGAGTCAGGCACCCGACCGCCGGGAGCGGTTGCTCGAGTTGCTCGAGCGGACCGCGGTCAACCGCCTCGTCGTCTGCGGCGATCTGATGCACGCCATCGGCGATCCGGGGGGAGCCGAACGCGGCGAACTCGAGGTGTTGCTGGAGTCCGTTTCCGACTCCGTCTCGGTGACGCTGGTCAAGGGCAACCACGACGGGGCGATCGAAACCTGGCTCGATGATGGTTCGGACGGGGACCGCCACACCGGGACCATCGATGGCGCTGAGAGCGGACGGGAAGAGCCGACCCTCGAGATCGTTCCGGGAAGCGGGGTTCGACTGGGTCCGCTCGGCGTCTGTCACGGGCACACGTGGCCGGCACCCGAGGTGCTCGAGGCCGAGGTAGTTTGTTTCGGGCACGAGCACCCATGCATCCGTCTCGAGGACGAGGTCGGCGGCGCTCGCGTGGAACCGATCTGGCTCCGGGGCCGACTCGATCCGGAGCCGTTTGGAGAGCGAGACGAGTACAGTGCTCTGTCGTGGTTCGGTGAGGGGGACCCGCCTCGAATGGTCGGCCTTCCCGCCTTCAACGACCTGGTCGGCGGAACGTGGGTGAACGTTCCCGGGCAGTCGTTTCTCGCACCGTTTCTCCCCGACGGCATCGCGGATGGGGAGGCGTATCTGCTCGACGGAACGCGTCTGGGCGCGTTTCGTGAAGTCTAA
- a CDS encoding Single-stranded DNA binding protein, whose amino-acid sequence MELENHAEDLASDLGIDKEEVKADLQNLVEYSVPIDEAKQSLRRKYGDDSGGGGGAPSSKSIDEITTDDGNVTVTAVVLTAGERSIRYQDDDHVIVEGRLADETGVIDYTAWEDFGLSAGDTVTAGNAGVREWDGEPELNLGESTSLSFLEESLEVPYEIGGDAQIADLQTGDRAVTVDVQILESERRTIDGRDGETEIQSGVLGDESGRLPFTCWAPDPTIEPGASVRIENAYVREFRGVPEVNVSEFSTVSSLETEVEVGTDATIMEIGEAVASGGVYDVELVGNVIAVRDGSGLIQRCPECNRVVQKGQCRTHGSVDGEDDLRVKAILDDGTGTVTVVLDDELTEQVYDGTLEDALEQAREAMDQEVVADTIREKIVGREYSIRGHLSVDDYGANLDAETFEENDLDPTVRATRFLEEVRA is encoded by the coding sequence ATGGAACTCGAGAACCATGCCGAGGATCTTGCCTCCGATCTCGGTATTGACAAAGAGGAGGTCAAAGCGGACCTACAGAATTTAGTGGAGTACAGCGTGCCGATCGACGAAGCCAAACAGAGCCTTCGCCGAAAGTACGGCGACGACTCGGGTGGCGGTGGCGGCGCGCCGTCCTCGAAGTCGATCGACGAAATCACGACCGACGACGGCAACGTCACGGTCACGGCGGTCGTCCTGACCGCGGGCGAACGATCGATCCGATACCAGGACGACGACCACGTCATCGTCGAAGGGCGACTGGCCGACGAAACGGGCGTCATCGATTACACCGCCTGGGAGGACTTCGGCCTCTCTGCGGGCGATACGGTCACCGCGGGCAACGCCGGCGTCCGAGAGTGGGACGGCGAACCCGAACTCAATCTCGGCGAGAGCACGTCGCTTTCGTTTCTCGAGGAGTCGCTCGAGGTTCCCTACGAGATCGGCGGCGATGCACAGATCGCCGACCTGCAGACGGGCGACCGGGCGGTAACCGTCGACGTGCAGATCCTCGAATCCGAGCGCCGAACGATCGACGGTCGCGACGGGGAAACGGAAATTCAAAGCGGCGTGCTGGGCGACGAGTCCGGCCGCCTGCCGTTTACCTGCTGGGCTCCCGATCCCACAATCGAACCTGGCGCATCCGTTCGTATCGAGAACGCCTACGTGCGCGAATTCCGCGGCGTTCCGGAGGTGAACGTCTCCGAGTTTTCGACCGTCTCGAGTCTCGAGACCGAAGTCGAGGTCGGAACCGACGCGACGATCATGGAGATCGGCGAGGCGGTCGCAAGCGGCGGCGTCTACGACGTCGAACTGGTGGGTAACGTCATCGCCGTCCGTGACGGCTCCGGACTGATTCAGCGCTGTCCCGAGTGCAACCGGGTCGTCCAGAAAGGCCAGTGTCGAACACACGGCTCCGTCGATGGCGAGGATGACCTCCGCGTGAAGGCTATCCTCGACGACGGAACGGGAACGGTCACCGTCGTCCTCGACGACGAACTGACCGAGCAGGTCTACGACGGGACGCTCGAAGACGCCCTCGAGCAAGCCCGCGAGGCGATGGATCAGGAAGTCGTCGCGGATACGATTCGCGAGAAAATCGTCGGCCGAGAGTACTCGATCCGCGGCCACCTCTCTGTCGACGACTACGGCGCGAACCTCGACGCGGAAACCTTCGAGGAGAACGACCTCGATCCGACGGTGCGTGCGACACGCTTCCTCGAGGAGGTGCGAGCATGA
- the ggt gene encoding gamma-glutamyltransferase — protein MTRQPPSQVTDRTDGSTADASRINRRTLLTTIGVTAGALGIGSSTTAADVQPVTDVPGFSCGKRHFTCGREVAAADGMVSSVDPIASGVAATILRKGGNAVDAAVALQYTLNVTQPHGSGIGGGGFMVIYDAAADEITCVNSRERAPRGAEPDMFLDEDGDEIPFDQRHQSGDAVGVPGTLKGLETARKLYGSRPRQQLIGPAIKLARKGFTVDDFLAEQIAENWWKFNDAAKETFSTASGEPLGAGDRLVNADLADTLALIKRGGTDPFYEGEIAADLVETVRELGGTMTTDDMADYDITLDDPVRKDWYDVEIVGQPLPSSGPSVVAMALKMLEFCGIENHELRSPEMYHLVAEAITLAWADRMEYMGDPEFADVPIDGLLDDDYLAKRAGEIRMGDSVAANGCADPGVPPGVDSSGELSDSGGESGATTHFSVVDKHGNAVSYTSTIEQFMGSGKMVPGRGFMLNNELTDFDAEPGGPNEVQPWKRPLSSMSPTMVLNDGVPEFTAGSPGGWTIVSVTAQTLLYRYVYGLDPLESVVEPAIYTYHCSDVEWDSGVPERARETTAEWGHDWDDEASTLGNVQVIDIGEDELIGAADPNRDGQAVGFDRGGCR, from the coding sequence ATGACACGACAACCCCCATCACAAGTAACCGACCGGACGGACGGTAGTACCGCCGACGCGTCCCGGATCAACCGCCGAACGCTCCTGACGACGATCGGCGTAACCGCAGGCGCACTCGGTATCGGCTCGTCTACCACCGCAGCGGACGTTCAGCCGGTCACCGACGTGCCAGGTTTCAGTTGCGGCAAACGTCACTTCACCTGCGGCCGAGAGGTCGCCGCAGCCGACGGAATGGTCTCGAGCGTGGATCCCATCGCCTCCGGCGTCGCCGCGACGATTCTACGCAAGGGCGGCAACGCGGTCGACGCCGCCGTTGCGCTCCAGTACACGCTGAACGTTACCCAACCGCACGGTTCAGGGATTGGCGGTGGCGGATTCATGGTAATCTACGACGCAGCGGCGGACGAAATTACCTGCGTCAACAGCCGCGAACGAGCGCCTCGAGGCGCGGAACCCGATATGTTCCTCGACGAGGACGGTGACGAAATTCCGTTCGATCAGCGACACCAATCGGGCGATGCCGTGGGCGTTCCGGGCACGCTAAAGGGGCTCGAGACGGCACGGAAGCTGTACGGCTCGCGCCCCCGCCAGCAGTTGATCGGCCCTGCGATCAAACTCGCACGAAAGGGATTTACGGTGGATGACTTTCTCGCAGAACAGATAGCCGAGAACTGGTGGAAGTTCAACGACGCAGCGAAGGAGACGTTTTCTACCGCGTCCGGCGAACCGCTCGGCGCAGGTGATAGACTCGTCAATGCCGACCTCGCCGATACCCTCGCGCTGATCAAACGGGGCGGGACGGATCCCTTCTACGAAGGTGAGATTGCGGCGGATCTCGTCGAGACGGTTCGAGAGCTTGGCGGTACCATGACCACGGACGATATGGCCGACTACGATATCACGCTTGATGACCCAGTCCGTAAAGACTGGTACGACGTCGAAATCGTCGGCCAGCCGCTCCCCAGTTCGGGGCCGAGCGTCGTGGCGATGGCCCTCAAAATGCTCGAGTTTTGCGGCATCGAGAACCACGAACTCCGGTCTCCGGAGATGTATCACCTGGTCGCCGAGGCGATAACGCTCGCCTGGGCCGACCGGATGGAGTACATGGGAGACCCCGAGTTCGCGGACGTTCCGATCGACGGACTCCTCGACGACGACTACCTCGCGAAGCGGGCCGGGGAGATACGTATGGGAGACTCGGTCGCGGCGAATGGATGCGCCGATCCCGGCGTTCCGCCGGGGGTTGACTCATCGGGTGAACTATCAGATTCCGGTGGGGAAAGTGGAGCGACGACGCACTTCTCGGTCGTCGACAAGCACGGAAACGCCGTCTCGTATACGTCGACGATCGAGCAGTTCATGGGATCCGGAAAGATGGTCCCCGGACGCGGGTTCATGCTCAACAACGAACTGACGGATTTCGACGCCGAACCCGGTGGACCGAACGAGGTGCAACCCTGGAAACGCCCGTTGAGCAGTATGAGCCCCACGATGGTTTTGAACGACGGCGTCCCCGAGTTCACCGCGGGATCACCGGGCGGCTGGACGATCGTCAGCGTGACAGCACAAACGCTGCTCTATCGGTACGTCTACGGCCTCGACCCCCTCGAATCAGTCGTCGAACCCGCGATCTATACGTACCACTGCTCGGACGTCGAATGGGACAGCGGCGTTCCCGAACGCGCCCGCGAAACGACTGCGGAGTGGGGCCACGATTGGGACGACGAAGCAAGCACACTCGGCAACGTACAGGTCATCGACATCGGCGAGGACGAACTGATCGGTGCGGCCGACCCGAATCGCGACGGGCAGGCCGTCGGGTTCGACCGCGGAGGGTGTCGCTAG
- a CDS encoding helix-turn-helix transcriptional regulator, producing MDNDLPERREAENLSQGELAEAVDVTRQTINAIERDRYDPSLDLAFELASHFDCRIEDIFDPSGNGDEPR from the coding sequence ATGGATAATGATCTCCCCGAGCGACGTGAAGCGGAAAACCTCAGCCAGGGGGAACTCGCCGAAGCCGTGGACGTCACTCGTCAGACTATCAACGCCATCGAACGCGATCGGTACGATCCGTCGCTTGACCTCGCGTTCGAACTCGCGTCGCATTTCGACTGTCGTATTGAAGACATATTCGATCCGAGCGGTAACGGCGACGAACCGCGGTAG
- a CDS encoding NAD(P)-dependent oxidoreductase, producing the protein MNVLLLGASGRIGQRIAAELLERGHEVTGVSRSGDVPGIDDTDCKAVAGDATDADEIAALAEGHDAVASALGPSEDETADILSEMAAAVIKGLRQTSVDRLVWTGGAGGLNVEPNTMLIETDDFPDEFEPVSRAAIDAFEIIREADDLEWTYVAPAAQIEPGERTGEYRSAEGELVATADGESYISMEDFAVAFVDELESGDAINTQLGVGY; encoded by the coding sequence ATGAATGTACTACTACTCGGTGCGAGTGGACGAATCGGACAACGTATCGCGGCTGAACTCCTCGAGCGCGGCCACGAGGTGACCGGCGTTTCTCGAAGTGGGGACGTACCTGGCATTGACGACACGGATTGCAAAGCGGTCGCCGGTGACGCGACCGACGCGGACGAAATTGCGGCGCTTGCCGAGGGACACGATGCGGTCGCATCGGCACTTGGTCCCTCTGAAGACGAGACGGCCGATATCCTCTCCGAGATGGCGGCGGCGGTGATCAAAGGACTTCGGCAAACGAGTGTCGACCGGCTCGTCTGGACCGGCGGGGCTGGCGGTCTGAACGTCGAGCCTAACACGATGCTCATCGAAACTGACGACTTCCCCGACGAATTCGAGCCCGTCTCACGGGCTGCCATCGATGCCTTCGAGATAATCCGCGAGGCTGACGACCTCGAGTGGACATACGTCGCTCCCGCCGCGCAAATCGAACCCGGCGAGCGGACCGGTGAATACCGTTCCGCCGAGGGAGAGTTAGTCGCCACTGCGGACGGTGAGAGTTACATTTCGATGGAGGACTTCGCCGTCGCCTTCGTCGACGAACTCGAATCCGGCGATGCGATCAACACGCAACTCGGAGTCGGCTACTAA
- a CDS encoding DEAD/DEAH box helicase encodes MIDGDVAAFTHLGETVRDALSERGFSTPTAPQRLAIPPLSAGDDTLVIAPTGSGKTETAMLPVFDDLVADPPDGFGALYVTPLRALNRDMRDRLEWWGEYLGLEVDVRHGDTTQYQRGKQAENPPDVLVTTPETLQAMLTGERLREALEDVSHVVIDEVHELAASKRGAQLSIGLERLEDLAGSMQRIGLSATVGDPREVGQFLTGGRPCTIQEIDVGSNVDVSVREPEVTDEDERLSGKLMTSAETASHVRLIRDIVADHESTLIFVNTRQTAEALGSRFTELELPIGVHHGSLSKEARIDVEDRFKRGELDALLCTSSMELGIDVGRVDHVVQYQSPRQVARLLQRVGRAGHRRDEVSSGTVVTTRPDDTFEALAIARRAREGEVEPASIHEGSLDVVANQIPGFVQSRGSTFVEDAYETIRGAYPFRDLGEETFRDVLSELHRNRIVWFDESEDRIETTGGTWQYVYANLSMIPDEATYEVHDIASGKQIGTLDERFVVNFAAPGEIFVQRGEMWRIAEIDDDEDEVKVSPIEDPAGEIPSWIGQEIPVPYDVAQEVGELRGVAGPQLEAGADASGVARELAGRYPADHHTLSEALSQLEDHVETETAMPTRDRIVIERQGRTVVLNAPFGHTTNETLGRMLSSLLGQQSGSSVGLETDPYRIELECPGSVATSDVLDVLEETDPDHVESILELGLKRSDALAFRLSQVSAKFGALKRWQGSGRLSNDRLLSALEDTPMYEESIREVFHEDLDVDRASRVLEAIQSGSLEVVTTRGRTPVGLGGRSSGKELLAPENADASVIKTVRERIQNDRIILLCTHCTEWKVKTKVGRVREQPECPECGSTRIAALNPWAEEVVDAVRAQEKDDEQKSMTERAYRSASLVQSHGKQAVIAMAARGVGPHNAAQIINKLRENEDEFYRDILSKERQYARTQAFWD; translated from the coding sequence ATGATCGACGGGGACGTTGCGGCGTTTACCCACCTCGGTGAGACGGTTCGCGATGCGCTTTCCGAACGCGGATTTTCGACGCCGACAGCACCGCAACGACTGGCGATTCCGCCGCTTTCGGCCGGTGACGATACGCTCGTCATTGCACCTACCGGGAGCGGCAAAACCGAGACCGCGATGCTCCCCGTCTTCGACGACCTCGTCGCCGATCCACCCGACGGGTTCGGCGCGCTCTATGTCACCCCCCTCCGCGCGCTGAACCGCGATATGCGCGACCGACTCGAGTGGTGGGGCGAGTACCTCGGCCTCGAGGTCGACGTTCGACACGGCGACACGACCCAGTACCAGCGGGGGAAGCAGGCCGAGAACCCGCCCGACGTTCTCGTCACGACGCCTGAAACCCTCCAGGCGATGCTGACCGGCGAGCGTCTTCGGGAGGCGCTCGAGGACGTTTCCCACGTCGTGATCGACGAGGTCCACGAACTCGCCGCCTCCAAGCGAGGCGCACAGCTTTCGATCGGGCTGGAACGACTCGAGGACCTCGCGGGCAGTATGCAGCGAATCGGGCTCTCGGCGACCGTCGGAGATCCGCGCGAGGTCGGGCAGTTTCTGACCGGCGGACGGCCCTGTACGATTCAGGAAATCGACGTCGGCAGCAACGTCGACGTGTCCGTCCGCGAACCCGAGGTAACCGACGAGGACGAACGACTCTCCGGAAAACTCATGACCAGCGCCGAGACGGCGAGTCACGTTCGGCTGATCCGGGACATCGTGGCGGATCACGAATCGACGCTCATCTTCGTCAACACCCGCCAGACTGCCGAAGCGCTCGGCTCGAGGTTCACCGAACTCGAGCTTCCGATCGGAGTCCACCACGGATCGCTCTCGAAGGAGGCGCGGATCGACGTGGAGGATCGGTTCAAACGCGGCGAACTCGACGCGCTGTTGTGTACCTCGTCGATGGAGCTCGGCATCGACGTGGGGCGGGTCGACCACGTCGTCCAGTACCAGAGCCCGCGCCAGGTCGCGCGGCTCCTCCAGCGGGTCGGGCGAGCGGGCCACCGGCGGGACGAGGTCTCGAGCGGAACCGTCGTCACGACCAGACCCGACGACACGTTCGAGGCCCTCGCGATTGCGCGGCGGGCCCGCGAGGGGGAGGTCGAACCGGCGTCGATCCACGAGGGAAGCCTCGACGTGGTCGCGAACCAGATACCCGGATTCGTCCAGAGTCGCGGCTCGACGTTCGTCGAGGACGCCTACGAGACGATCCGCGGGGCCTACCCGTTCCGCGACCTCGGCGAGGAGACGTTCCGGGACGTGCTCTCGGAACTGCACCGCAATCGGATCGTCTGGTTCGACGAGAGCGAGGATCGGATCGAGACGACCGGGGGCACCTGGCAGTACGTCTACGCGAACCTCTCGATGATCCCCGACGAGGCGACCTACGAAGTTCACGACATCGCTTCCGGGAAACAGATCGGGACGCTCGACGAGCGATTCGTCGTCAACTTCGCCGCGCCGGGCGAGATTTTCGTCCAGCGCGGCGAGATGTGGCGGATCGCCGAAATCGACGACGACGAGGACGAGGTGAAAGTCAGCCCGATCGAGGACCCGGCGGGCGAGATCCCCTCCTGGATCGGCCAGGAGATCCCCGTCCCCTACGACGTCGCCCAGGAGGTCGGCGAGCTTCGAGGCGTCGCGGGGCCGCAACTCGAGGCCGGAGCCGACGCGTCCGGCGTCGCGCGCGAACTCGCGGGTCGATACCCCGCCGACCACCACACGCTGTCGGAAGCTCTCTCCCAGCTCGAGGACCACGTTGAAACCGAGACGGCCATGCCGACGCGGGATCGGATCGTAATCGAGCGACAGGGTCGGACAGTCGTGCTGAACGCGCCGTTCGGGCACACAACCAACGAAACGCTCGGACGGATGCTCTCCTCGCTTCTCGGCCAGCAAAGCGGCTCGAGCGTCGGCCTCGAAACCGATCCGTATCGGATCGAACTCGAATGTCCGGGGTCGGTCGCGACGAGCGACGTTCTCGACGTTCTCGAGGAAACTGATCCGGACCACGTCGAGTCGATACTCGAGCTGGGGCTCAAGCGATCGGACGCGCTCGCGTTCAGGCTCTCGCAGGTCTCCGCGAAGTTCGGCGCGCTCAAGCGCTGGCAGGGGTCGGGCCGGCTGTCGAACGACCGCCTGCTGTCAGCGCTCGAGGACACGCCGATGTACGAGGAGTCGATTCGGGAAGTGTTCCACGAGGATCTGGACGTAGACCGGGCGAGTCGGGTGCTCGAAGCGATACAGTCGGGGTCGCTCGAGGTGGTGACGACGCGCGGTCGAACGCCAGTCGGCCTCGGCGGTCGCTCCTCGGGCAAGGAACTACTCGCGCCCGAAAACGCCGACGCGAGCGTCATCAAAACGGTCCGCGAACGGATCCAGAACGACCGCATAATCCTGCTCTGTACCCACTGCACCGAGTGGAAGGTCAAAACGAAGGTCGGACGGGTGCGCGAGCAACCCGAATGTCCCGAGTGCGGTTCGACCCGTATCGCGGCGTTGAACCCGTGGGCCGAGGAGGTTGTCGACGCGGTTCGAGCGCAGGAAAAAGACGACGAACAGAAATCGATGACCGAACGGGCCTACCGGAGTGCGAGCCTGGTTCAGAGCCACGGGAAACAGGCCGTGATCGCGATGGCCGCTCGAGGCGTTGGCCCGCACAACGCGGCCCAGATCATCAACAAGCTCCGGGAGAACGAAGACGAGTTCTATCGGGATATTCTCTCGAAGGAACGCCAATACGCTCGAACCCAAGCGTTCTGGGATTAA
- a CDS encoding SMP-30/gluconolactonase/LRE family protein, whose amino-acid sequence MTTIERIADTRAGTGEGPLWHPEENALYWVDIPAGLLYRYDPETGENTVAYETDDGSPLGGFTIEEDGSLLLFEHGLVCRWKPQSTEAEPIIRVDADTRFNDVIADPEGRVFCGTMPGENDLGDLYRVDPDGSVRIVIEDVDIPNGMGFSSDLETFYFTESEANRIDTFDYDRDTGEISNRQPFVETPTDDGVPDGLTVDEDGFVWSARWNGNRIVRYDSDGTAVAEIELPARKVSSITFGEPAYTDCYVTTALDGGTRASEGDGAGALFRVRFPEIDAAGVAEFRSRIGLE is encoded by the coding sequence GTGACTACTATCGAGCGAATTGCCGATACGCGTGCGGGGACCGGCGAAGGGCCACTGTGGCACCCCGAGGAAAACGCACTCTACTGGGTAGATATCCCAGCAGGGCTATTGTACCGTTATGATCCCGAAACGGGCGAGAACACCGTCGCCTACGAAACCGACGACGGCTCACCGCTGGGCGGGTTTACCATCGAGGAAGACGGATCGCTCCTCCTGTTCGAGCACGGACTGGTTTGTCGCTGGAAGCCACAATCGACCGAAGCCGAACCGATCATTCGGGTCGACGCGGACACGCGGTTCAACGACGTCATCGCCGACCCCGAGGGGCGCGTGTTCTGTGGGACGATGCCGGGCGAGAACGACCTCGGCGACCTGTATCGAGTCGATCCCGACGGCTCGGTCCGAATCGTCATCGAAGACGTCGACATCCCGAACGGAATGGGGTTCTCGAGCGACCTCGAGACATTCTATTTCACGGAATCCGAAGCCAATCGGATCGACACGTTCGACTACGATCGCGACACCGGGGAGATCTCGAACCGGCAGCCGTTCGTCGAAACACCGACGGACGACGGCGTTCCCGACGGACTAACAGTCGACGAGGACGGGTTCGTTTGGTCGGCCCGATGGAACGGAAACCGCATCGTACGGTACGATTCGGATGGCACTGCAGTCGCCGAAATCGAGCTTCCGGCCCGGAAGGTTTCCTCGATTACGTTCGGCGAGCCAGCGTACACGGATTGCTACGTTACGACGGCGCTCGACGGCGGAACGCGTGCGTCCGAAGGCGACGGTGCAGGAGCACTGTTCCGGGTTCGCTTCCCCGAAATCGACGCCGCCGGCGTGGCCGAGTTCCGGTCGCGAATCGGACTCGAGTAA
- a CDS encoding NAD-dependent epimerase/dehydratase family protein, with protein MAIDRVAVTGGNGKIGEAILSELDAHGYGTINISRGKRQEDVSERFQSIDLLDAGSVYGSLARTDPDAIIHMGTIPGPTDHPGFETYESTVQSAYHVLEAATNLDIESVVLPSSINVMGAAYQEAPTDVRYLPVDEDHPLTPRDPYAIAKHAMEITADGFARNPDAPTISSLRYPWVATDEELREAFVDADRSLEGLADAWHHTTRDVLFSYLHIEDAASIARLAAEASFDGHERFWAVADDTTAAVDSATLAEQYYPDATVNDSLETRQSLISTEKARRVLEWEPDRTWRRS; from the coding sequence ATGGCCATCGATCGAGTGGCGGTCACTGGCGGAAACGGGAAAATCGGCGAAGCGATTCTCTCGGAACTCGACGCCCACGGCTATGGAACCATCAATATCTCTCGAGGAAAACGTCAGGAAGACGTTTCCGAGCGCTTCCAGTCGATCGATCTGCTGGACGCTGGGTCTGTGTACGGTTCGCTCGCGCGGACGGATCCGGACGCGATCATCCACATGGGAACGATACCGGGGCCGACCGATCACCCCGGATTCGAAACCTACGAAAGCACCGTTCAGTCGGCGTATCACGTCCTCGAGGCGGCGACGAACCTCGATATCGAGTCGGTCGTACTTCCCTCGAGCATCAACGTGATGGGTGCCGCCTATCAGGAAGCGCCGACGGACGTGCGATACCTTCCGGTCGATGAGGACCACCCGCTGACCCCCAGAGACCCCTACGCAATCGCCAAACACGCGATGGAGATCACCGCGGACGGCTTCGCCCGAAACCCCGACGCGCCGACGATTTCGTCGCTTCGGTACCCGTGGGTCGCGACCGACGAGGAGCTCCGAGAAGCGTTCGTCGATGCGGATCGATCGCTCGAGGGACTCGCGGACGCCTGGCATCACACGACTCGAGACGTGCTCTTTTCGTATCTCCACATCGAAGACGCCGCGTCGATCGCCAGACTCGCCGCCGAGGCGTCCTTCGACGGACACGAGCGGTTCTGGGCGGTCGCAGACGACACGACCGCGGCCGTCGACTCCGCGACGCTTGCCGAACAGTATTATCCGGATGCGACGGTGAACGACTCCCTCGAAACACGCCAGTCACTCATTTCGACGGAGAAAGCCCGCCGAGTGCTCGAGTGGGAACCGGATCGAACCTGGCGGCGGAGTTGA